The window CACAGAGGCCACAAGATCAGTGACCAAATTTCCCAAAGAACAAACCCCTGACAAATGGGCGTCTGTTGCCCATGTCCCAGAGTATTGGTGGGATATCCAGCTCTGGTGGGAGGTAAGTTGCTGCTAAGTGTTGCAGTGAAACATGGAAGTAATGTTCCAGAGAACCTCCCCCAGGGCAAGGGTGCTACACGAGAAGATACAGACTTGTCAAGGGGGTGCCTGGGATCACAACTTGCTGGGCAGATTATGCCTGAACTAACAGTCCTTGCTTAACCTCCTGACTGTCCTCAGCACCCCTGTATTTCTGTCTTATAGCAGCTTTGTCCCCGTTAGTGATGGCAGTCTTGAACATCTCAGAGGCAGTGGGAAACTGGGGTTACAGTCCTTTCAGCAAGTGCCTATCTTCTTTTAGTCCCTGATTGTCACTTTGCatgcacttttattttaaacaaaaaaaaaaaccccaaacttggAACATTTGAaagactaaaagaaaataaaatgtaagctCCTTGGCTTTTTCTTCTATCTGTTCTGCCTTAATAATCTTATCAGCAAGATGATTGGCTTGTTAAATTTGCCAAAATATTTGCTCCTGATAAGGCTTATCAAGCaagctctttctgcttctcgTACAGCATGGCACTGCCCTCTCGTGCTTGCAGGCCTGGCGGCAGTACGGCATTTCACGTGCTGCCTGGGATGCTCAACCATCTCCTGGCAGCATTGGCTGCTGGAGTGACAGCGACTCATGCCACCAGTCATTGTTAGCCCAGTATCCTCTGGGCTTATCCTTCAGTTCTAGCatgtttctttgcagaagaaTGCAATGCAGGAGTGTGGCATACTTATTGTTTGCCTCTTCTGGTAAATTTAGCTTTTTACAATGCTATTTCTTAATGTTCCTTGACAGACTTGCACAGGAAATACCtgttgttttggaaaagaacaACATTCATGTGTTGTGCTTTGTTACACTGTTTATTTCTCAATCCAGCATGTGCAGAAAAGGTAACACTGAGCAGCCATGCATCTTCTGTTCACCTTCATGCACAAAgatattgatttattttgttttgcctggGTTTGTTATTTTGCTGAATGAGTGTTCAGCTGCCAAGTCATCCATTTTTCTCGAAATGCCAGAGAGCTTCAGTTGCTTTAACAGCACCTGAAAGCCTTTGGCATTTTGGGGTCACTTGGTTTGGACTTGCTGTCAGTGTTAGTATTATTTGACTttcaaaattagatttttaagCCTTGTGCAAAGCCAGGGGGCCAGGATGTGTCCATGGTTCACAAACTCCACCCAGCAAAACCGAACAACTAATAGTAATGAAGCCCAAAATGGGGGTGATGTGCATACATGTAAACAAACATATCAGCTCTGTGTCTTTGAAAGCAATTAGTGAGCAGGATTCAGTCCAGCACCTGGGGCAAAAATAGCAAGACTATTTTTAGTATGTTGCTTAAGCTAGAAGCAAGTCTTCCAAGTGGGACGGCATTCTCCAGAAAAAACATGCGAAGatacaaagatgaaaataaaaaaaaaaaattgctcaaaGCTGTGAATACATTGCTGAATGTATTTGTGGGCAGATAGGGAACAATTTCTGAAAGACTACCAGATCCACTTTGAAGGGTATTTACATTTGTTAGGAAACTCAAAGCAACAGAGAATGAATAAATAGGCTGTTAAATataggaggaaaaaggaatgaCAAAATAAATGATTCTCAATGTCAGTTAAATATTAACTCATAAATGTCATCAGTCCTTGAACCCAGTGTCAGAAACCTCTACACTGGTTTTAGGTAGCAGTAGCTTTCAAAGTGTATAACTTAAATGAGCAATTATTACTGTCTTAAGTTACGTTTCAAAGTTTCCAGTAATAGCGGTTGTATGAAATACTGGAAAGTGATGCTGAAGAGCCCCTTGCTGTACTGGTTTGCGGCTTACAGGCATACACAATGGCAAACTTAAAAGCCCATGCTTTGTTATTTCACTGTTTCAGATACCTGCACCTCATTTCCAGAATGCGAGTGGTAATTTGTGAGGCTGAGCCCACAGGGGAAGGGGACATGGGTATGAAACCTGTTTTCTGTTATTACTTGCCCTCTCTGTAATGATGACCCCCACTTCCCACAGTGAGGGGTGGCTTAGCAATAGGTGCAATTCTGTAAAAATGCTGGGAAGAGATGCATGGCCTCAGGCTTTGATCTCAGTTGTGACAGGATTTGTGATACTGGAAGCACACAAAAGCTGGGACCCACCACTGAAGattaggaaaaatactttgtccTGATAACGATGTTGATGACTTACTTTAAATGAtccacaaaagcaaaacattgcTCTTAATCTTCTCCATGAAGATATCTGTCTATACGTCCTATGTGACTCAGATTcagtggggatggggagcagatGGGAAGAGTTGATGACAGCTTAGGACAGGCTGGACTGAAGGAACTGAGCTTTCCTAGAAATTCAGCAAGACTACAGAAAgcataaagaaaaggaaggaggtaAATGTGGCTTGGGGAAATGTTTATGGCCAGACTGCAGTAGGCAAGCACTACTCAAATGCAAGGGGGAGAAGATGGAAAGATGCTTTGAAAGAGAAGGGCTTCTGAGTGTTGAACACAGGGAGCTGCACACATGAGCAGTTGGTGGGTGTAGGAAGAGCACCAATGGTGTAATGCAGCacctttggttttgttgtggATAAACCTCTGAAACTTCACTCCCAGGAGAACAGTCAGCAAAGTGATATCCAACTTAAAAAATGGTGCACTGAAAGGCTACCTCATAAGAGGGTATGGGCATGAGTGAATTGAAAACAGGTTTGCAGTCTGGCGCATGCAGGCAGAATCACAGTGGAAAGATCAATGGAGAGGAATattccctgctgctcctggggTCTGTATTACAGACCACGGCTGGCTGCACATGTAAGCAAAGTGGGCTGCTACCTGGAGGGCAGGTTGCCTGCTCTGCCTATATTAGAGGCAATGGGTTTTGTCAGAACAGCATGTTCTCTATAGCCAAGCTCTCCCTTCTGTGGGGAGGGGCCTTCGCAGATGGCAGGACTGGTGTGTGTGGCTGGCAGCTCCTCTTGTGAGCGAGGGACTAGCATcagccctcccagcagcagcagtagtcACTGCTCTGCTTGTGTCACAacctgggctgcaggagcagaagtTGTGGTCTTCAGAGCTCCCCACTGGTCTCTGCTTCAGCCAGTCCTCTGCGTGTGGCAATGGCCAGGGAGAATTGGAGTGAAGAGGAGCTGGtgaagctgggaggaggagaatCTCTTGGCTCTTAAAGTCCCCCTGAAATATCTGCTGACTTCCAAACCTGCACTTCCTTCTCTCCAGATCCTGATTAACTGCCAGCTAACTCAGTGCTGCACCAAGCCTTTGCTTATGTACCACCTCTGACTGCTCAGCTCTCTGCCCTCTCCCAGTTTGTCCTTCTATCCCTTCCTCAGACCTCTTGACTACAGCCCTAAACCAAGGTTTTGCTGAGAAGTCTAAAGCCAGTTCTGTTGTGAAAGATATTCTTCAGTAGAGGCACTGGTATCAGGCGAGGCGCCAAGGCCACTTCCTCTTCCAAGTGACACTTTTGTGGCATTTGTGTACGGAGGGCAAAAAGCAGGGGTTAATGCTCTGGCAGGCTGAGGCAGTGGAATAAGAATATATTGTATCTGCAGTTAAACAGAtcttcctgttcttcctttATTATTATGGTTGTTACTACAGTCATTTGTAGGGCATCTAAGGGAAGTTAATCCAGAATATAAATGCCTGAAGttgaggaagaagggagaagaaaacatttaagatTTCCAAATTAGCCAAAAGGCTTGCAGAGTATGGGGAGGAGGTCACAGAGCACACGGCTCCTGCTGTGGCACTGCTCAATCCAAACAGCACCTGCAGGAATGTAAAGCCTAGTCAAAGCCCAGATATTGCAGCTGATCCCATGCAAAGGCCAGAACCCTTCTTCTGGGACTAATGAGTCTGCTAATGTAGAGCACGCACTGTACAGGGCGCACAATGCTATAAAGTCTTTGGAGCAGGAAACGCATAATCCTCTGTGTATGCACAGAGGACTGATTCAGTCCTTATCAAGTGCCTCCAAGCATACTTGGAGGTAATAATTAGTCAGAGTAAACTAGAACCTTGATGATCCTGAACTGCAAGGAAACTTCTGAAATACACAATAATGGAATTAATAATTTGTATCTTTGCTTATTGTAATTGTAGAGGGAAAAGAATGACAGCAGGCAAGATTTCTCTGGCAACCTCTGGGTCAGTGAATCTATCGTATCTCTTCATATGTAAATTCCAGACCTGCCAAGAGCCTCTGTGCAAAGCATTTTCTGCTGATAATTGAAATTGAGtgttaaggggtttttttatgaagacttttaattttcttcaaattctttTTGTACTCTGCCTTTTGTCATCTAAGGAAGATAACTAAGGAaacaagacaacaaaaaagtGTTTGTCAGGATTTTtactagaaatattttccctccATGATATTTAATAGGAAAACCACATTTAATTTTCCCTAAAGCAATGCATTCCTTGATATAGGCTGGGTTAAGGATGTAAAGAGTGAGTATATTACACTCAGGAGTCATAGGGTGATAGACATGGGCTTGATATCAGACACTATAGATTAAACCCTCCTTTCCATGGCAAGATTCCTTACTTGCTGCTTTCCTCAatgggcagcagcacagcagtgtATTGGCATACTCCCCAGAAAAGCTGGATCCAGAGCCAGTTCCTAGCCTGCATTTTGTCTCTTTATAAACAAGCACAGTTTCTCTATAGAAATGAAAGCCAAGCAAACATGCAGGTAATAGGGGAAGATGTATTTCAGCCTGCTTTAGTCAAGGTGTGGACCTTTACACcagtttaattgcttttttaaatttctttgtcTCCATTCCTGTTCAAGCAGAGGGGAAGTTCAGTTTCTCAAGAGCAGCTTGACTTGTGGGGTCTCTCAGTTCCTCGTTAGCTGATGGAGTTACACAAAGTGGAAAACTCTTTGGgactttaaaataatgatgtgTGCTTCTTGAGGCATTTCCCATCACTTGTATATTggatttcagaagcattttagGTAACCAATCTATTTCTCATGGGTGCCATTGTGGGTATTGTGTTTCCATGTGCATGGATTTGTTTCACAGGTCTGTTTTTGATGCTGAATGAGACAgctgagggggggaaaaaaacttacACAGGAGAGAAGATGCAAAAGTAAGCGTAATGATCTAGACAACCACAATGTTTCCTCCATAGAATCTCATGGCTTTAAATCTTTTGTGAGTtggcatattttaaaatgcattggCTATGGCATGGATTGGCATAGATTTTGATAATAGTCTTCATTTGCTCacttcaaaacatttctttaaaaaccttcaacatttttttctggtcttcaCAACTTTGCTGTGATATCGGATGGGGATGCCAGATGGCCCAAAGAGATAAACATCAAACAAGTAAAGTGTCCCTGCATCCAGCCCTTTGATGGTCTCTGTGGTGACGGCTCGCTGGAGATTTATATCATAGAAATACTTGCACAGCACTTTCTCTGACTTGTGCCGAGATTCAGGTCCGGAGCACCTGTCTACACTCTGCAGTTCGATCCAGACCTGTTCTTCGTCAATCCTTTTCTTGTACACACAGTACTTGCTCTCCTCTTGTGTTCCTAGCCAGGCAATAGTGACAGAGTTGCAGGTCCTCAGTTTACTGAAGgactttatttttaagctcTCTGGAAGAAGTGGGAATAAGGGCTTGTGGAAATGGGGGGACACCTGTACTTTGATAGAAGAGTTAGACTCCTCTGTGGACCTCAGCTGCACCAAATATGTATCCAGCAGCTTTCCCTTCAGTGAGAAATACCTCAGCCCTGAGATGTTCTCCAATGCCACTGTTTTACCATTCTTTGTTATGTGAACCTGTACTTGGCCACGGCACAACTGAAAGGTGAATTGTATTTTCTTGTGCCTTGCCTGGTATTGCAGACTGtagaatttctgttttttcccatCCAGGATAACCTGAATCACTTTCCCATCTTTCAGCTCTGTCACCTTAGGTTCAGGTTCTTCCAGGGTTCTTGCAAATGTCCCAGTGTAAGCAGCGCTGGCATTTGTGAGGAGATTGACAACAAAAACGTCAAAGTAATACTGAGTGCTGGGGCTGAGATTGGGCACTGTGTAAGTGTTCTTAGTACCCATGCATATCTGCCTGACTTCCCCACTGCTTGCTTTGTTGATGATGCTCAATTCGCTGTTGGACAATATCATCACCTGCTGTGGTTCAAGAAGGTACGGAGAGAGAGACAAAGCT is drawn from Gavia stellata isolate bGavSte3 chromosome 9, bGavSte3.hap2, whole genome shotgun sequence and contains these coding sequences:
- the LOC104250518 gene encoding protein NDNF, giving the protein MSWFWFYLPLHLLMAACLCHSIKAPTTSSQQIFKTDLFNFYHSLILADGKETTVHLLKDIPKRYYFVFEEGRALAPFTITVTPCDVPIEWSILVHKASASFLGKAAQGDHDTQEVSISQKAASMVSTIFNYKGNSVETYMGMSSHSTLYMLEFLSTERDTHITVYLTTDTTSGHLYPELPMDPRIDVIGIGHTTVTLTWKHSPSVLQHRENIQYCLLVNEKHNYKSLCAAETAIRSSGMKLPPTLALSLSPYLLEPQQVMILSNSELSIINKASSGEVRQICMGTKNTYTVPNLSPSTQYYFDVFVVNLLTNASAAYTGTFARTLEEPEPKVTELKDGKVIQVILDGKKQKFYSLQYQARHKKIQFTFQLCRGQVQVHITKNGKTVALENISGLRYFSLKGKLLDTYLVQLRSTEESNSSIKVQVSPHFHKPLFPLLPESLKIKSFSKLRTCNSVTIAWLGTQEESKYCVYKKRIDEEQVWIELQSVDRCSGPESRHKSEKVLCKYFYDINLQRAVTTETIKGLDAGTLYLFDVYLFGPSGIPIRYHSKVVKTRKKC